One Serinicoccus chungangensis genomic window carries:
- a CDS encoding AAA domain-containing protein — protein sequence MRDVDQYTRDGVVRWFADLPKHDAVRWGADGDWDEHPFLSVDRLVAPETPEVPDELRFWLRGDAAGPDGDPQLRDELASPDAPAEKLEERPDVQAAYDRWRPRWDAWAHEMLRDEPVRSAYADLFKVYVQATQKTEELELLLGVGLLSWAPDGQDRVRRHLFTVAVTPRLDDSTGRLDFHLDEAATGLHAEFDMLDPQVIPDQSLVHTVEQQAQGFDGDPLDPEALATLARSVAVRLHAQGRWDDAARMPHPTDHPVVAWAPAIVLRPRNRTGLVQAFQDIAAQIEERGEVPDGLLPLLDPDRLPPVTDNAAPGALLTVDDDVVAPLPLNDVQRNILERVDTHAQTLVQGPPGTGKTHTAAALLSHLLAQGQRVLVTAHTDRALHEVRTKLPDQIRPLAVSVIGASRDDLADLRTAVDTIARRSTEHDPQQAERKVHQELAEVDRLKQERQLLNRQLVDARQADVSTHSVHGYEGTLASIARQYQDDAQARAWVAGLVTFRPDSRAPLTDEEALEWLSLLRDGSLEEDAEDSHRPRVAVADLSAPEQFAALVVDETTARTGTEGYHDLAEGALAVALRALTSSARRELQERCGRIIAGFRDAERLAASWVPQALADVAAGETAPWRGRAADLRQGVEQVDQILARMPINTRVDLDGDPDHLRRLAISLREHLGPDGSLKTDPGGQVKIGFFAPPIVKQCRPLLEQARVDGLPPATAAALDTIVGHRDAWTALDQMDRLWPASVTIPEEDTPRERLEWHRSQLALLDRVLALGDLITAEEQALRQARVPAPDWRELSDVERVARTVDAVEAEVGLATAREPLSDLHAHVEPTSRWQSAAPAVRSLRTAIEQRDHEAYATAYARLQRLEQVTAHIQRRDDLTARVRRDAPALAESVGASADEPEWDKRLAGFEAAYRWGTVGAWVLAQEQVDVNALQAKITVIDQQLRDSAERIAAQRAWSHAVGPDRLTPGRRADLRNYSQQVTRLGKGTGKYAAQQRLAIRRAMDRCRPAVPVWIMPIYRVAEQLDIEENMFDVVVVDEASQAGLEATFLQYLAPKIVVIGDDKQVSPAAVGVDQQQLRDLANQYLYDDRYKDTWQDPQRSLFDEAQMRYGGQLTLVEHRRCVPEIIGFSNRIAYEPNGIRLVPVRQFGAQRLEPFVVRHVPEGFEEGTGGKINRAEARALVDDLKRCLDDPAFDGRSMAVISLVGDRQAKHIEGVLLAEVPAEEWARRDLRVGTPPDFQGSERDVVFLSMVSAPDPGRRLGALTREMYVQRFNVAVSRAKDQVRLFHSVSLAELTNTQDLRHQLLDYAYGVVRRCRELEPGESPVVPEDQRVAGFDSLFEQRVHNRIVDRGFTVLNQVESQGYLIDLVVVGARGRLAVECDGDEWHGRDAYERDLARQRELERCGWTFFRVRESAFYVDQAAALAPLWDMLEEMDIRPSDWIDEDEEEDLLPEPHAEPEPEQGADLPQHGHAGTPLDETLESGVHTGERPVEEAQPAPVEDDVHEEEGEPEGHDDPLSPLWRHSSAHVSFERRSVGQLLHQEQSDADLDLTVEDPRDAGDVGELPPYPEYDGSTVPVHEATDAQIIDGLVEIVAVEGPVRGNRLRTAYVHASGGRRVGKAIGQRLNALISRAQRSGTLIGDDPLGQGGVKLRTYRLSDQAETTLRALGPRTLDEMPPTELSAAMTRVLEEQPDAGHEQLMRQTLRLLGRTSLTQTAREALEPTHELLLTQQDRQRWDREGEDR from the coding sequence GTGCGGGACGTCGATCAGTACACCCGTGACGGTGTCGTCCGGTGGTTCGCCGACCTTCCTAAGCACGACGCGGTGCGGTGGGGCGCAGACGGCGACTGGGACGAGCACCCCTTCCTGAGCGTGGATCGGCTGGTCGCTCCCGAGACCCCCGAGGTCCCCGACGAGCTCCGCTTCTGGCTGCGTGGCGACGCCGCGGGGCCCGACGGTGACCCGCAGCTGCGGGATGAGCTGGCCTCACCCGATGCCCCCGCGGAGAAGCTCGAGGAGCGCCCCGACGTCCAGGCGGCCTACGACCGTTGGCGTCCACGGTGGGACGCCTGGGCGCACGAGATGCTCCGTGACGAACCGGTGCGCAGTGCCTACGCAGACCTGTTCAAGGTGTACGTGCAGGCGACGCAGAAGACGGAGGAGCTTGAGCTCCTCCTCGGCGTCGGACTGCTCTCCTGGGCCCCCGATGGGCAGGACCGTGTGCGGCGACACCTCTTCACGGTCGCCGTCACACCCCGCCTCGACGACAGCACGGGCCGCCTCGACTTCCACCTCGACGAGGCGGCAACCGGCTTGCACGCGGAGTTCGACATGCTCGACCCGCAGGTCATCCCCGACCAGTCCCTCGTGCACACCGTCGAGCAGCAGGCGCAGGGCTTCGACGGCGACCCGCTCGATCCCGAGGCTCTCGCCACCCTGGCCCGGTCCGTCGCCGTGCGGCTGCACGCCCAGGGGAGATGGGACGACGCGGCTCGTATGCCGCACCCGACGGACCATCCCGTGGTCGCCTGGGCTCCCGCCATCGTGCTCCGGCCACGCAACCGCACCGGTCTCGTGCAGGCATTCCAGGACATCGCTGCCCAGATCGAGGAGCGCGGAGAGGTTCCTGACGGTCTGCTCCCGCTGCTCGACCCGGACCGGCTGCCGCCCGTCACCGACAATGCGGCCCCAGGGGCCCTCCTCACCGTGGACGACGACGTCGTCGCACCGCTGCCTCTTAACGACGTGCAGCGCAACATCCTCGAGCGTGTCGACACCCATGCCCAAACCCTCGTGCAGGGTCCGCCGGGGACAGGCAAGACGCACACGGCTGCTGCCTTGCTGTCACACCTGCTTGCCCAGGGGCAGCGCGTGCTAGTCACCGCACACACCGACCGGGCGCTCCACGAGGTCCGCACCAAGCTGCCCGACCAGATCCGCCCCCTGGCTGTGTCGGTCATCGGCGCCAGTCGCGACGACCTGGCCGACCTGCGCACCGCGGTCGACACCATCGCCCGCCGCTCCACCGAGCACGACCCGCAGCAGGCGGAGCGGAAGGTGCACCAGGAACTGGCTGAGGTCGACCGGCTCAAGCAGGAGCGGCAGCTGCTCAACCGCCAGCTCGTCGACGCCCGCCAGGCGGATGTCTCCACGCACAGTGTGCACGGCTACGAGGGGACTCTCGCCTCGATCGCCAGGCAGTACCAGGACGACGCTCAGGCGCGGGCCTGGGTCGCCGGACTGGTCACCTTCCGCCCGGACTCCCGCGCACCTCTCACCGACGAGGAGGCCCTCGAGTGGCTCAGCCTGCTGCGTGACGGCTCCCTCGAGGAGGACGCAGAGGACAGCCACCGCCCCCGGGTGGCGGTCGCCGACCTCTCGGCACCAGAGCAGTTCGCTGCCCTTGTCGTCGATGAGACGACGGCACGCACCGGCACCGAGGGGTACCACGACCTGGCTGAGGGTGCGCTAGCAGTCGCCCTGCGGGCGCTCACCTCGTCAGCCCGGCGGGAGCTGCAGGAGCGCTGCGGGCGCATCATCGCGGGCTTCCGTGACGCCGAGCGACTTGCGGCCTCGTGGGTCCCTCAGGCACTGGCCGACGTGGCGGCCGGGGAGACTGCCCCGTGGCGCGGCAGGGCCGCTGACCTGCGTCAAGGGGTCGAGCAGGTCGACCAGATCCTGGCGCGAATGCCGATCAACACCCGCGTCGACCTTGACGGGGACCCTGACCACTTGCGTCGGCTCGCGATCTCCCTGCGCGAGCACCTGGGGCCCGACGGCTCGCTCAAGACGGACCCCGGTGGCCAGGTCAAGATTGGCTTCTTCGCCCCGCCAATCGTCAAGCAGTGCCGACCCCTCCTGGAGCAGGCGCGCGTCGACGGGCTACCACCAGCGACGGCTGCCGCGCTGGACACGATCGTCGGCCACCGCGACGCGTGGACGGCGCTGGACCAGATGGACCGGCTCTGGCCCGCTTCGGTCACGATCCCCGAGGAGGACACACCGCGCGAGAGGTTGGAGTGGCACCGCAGCCAGCTCGCCCTTCTCGACCGGGTCCTTGCGCTGGGTGACCTCATCACAGCTGAGGAGCAGGCCCTCCGCCAGGCCCGCGTGCCGGCGCCCGACTGGCGGGAGCTCTCGGACGTCGAGCGGGTGGCCAGGACCGTCGACGCCGTCGAGGCCGAGGTCGGCCTGGCCACCGCCCGCGAACCGCTGAGTGATCTGCACGCCCATGTGGAGCCCACGTCTCGGTGGCAGAGCGCCGCGCCGGCGGTCCGCAGCCTGCGGACCGCGATCGAGCAGCGCGACCACGAGGCCTACGCCACGGCATACGCGCGCCTGCAGCGGCTCGAGCAGGTGACCGCCCACATCCAGCGACGAGACGACCTGACCGCGAGGGTGCGACGGGACGCGCCCGCGCTCGCCGAGTCGGTGGGGGCATCGGCCGACGAGCCTGAGTGGGACAAGCGCCTGGCCGGGTTCGAGGCCGCATACCGGTGGGGCACGGTCGGGGCCTGGGTGCTGGCGCAGGAGCAGGTCGACGTCAACGCGCTGCAGGCCAAGATCACCGTCATCGACCAGCAGCTGCGCGACAGTGCGGAGCGGATCGCCGCCCAGCGGGCCTGGAGCCATGCGGTCGGACCGGACAGGCTCACCCCCGGCCGGCGCGCGGACCTGCGCAACTACTCCCAGCAGGTCACCCGGCTGGGCAAGGGGACCGGCAAGTATGCCGCTCAGCAGCGGCTCGCGATCCGGCGCGCCATGGACCGCTGTCGCCCCGCCGTGCCGGTGTGGATCATGCCGATCTACCGCGTGGCCGAACAGCTGGACATCGAGGAGAATATGTTCGACGTCGTCGTCGTGGACGAGGCGTCTCAGGCGGGTCTGGAGGCCACCTTCCTGCAGTACCTGGCTCCCAAGATCGTCGTCATCGGGGACGACAAGCAGGTCTCCCCGGCCGCCGTCGGTGTCGACCAGCAGCAGCTGCGAGACCTGGCGAACCAGTACCTCTACGACGACCGCTACAAGGACACCTGGCAGGACCCGCAGCGCTCCCTCTTTGATGAGGCCCAGATGCGGTATGGCGGTCAGCTCACCTTGGTCGAGCACCGTAGGTGCGTGCCGGAGATCATCGGCTTCTCCAATCGGATCGCATACGAGCCCAACGGCATCCGGCTGGTGCCGGTGCGGCAGTTCGGCGCCCAGCGGCTCGAGCCCTTCGTCGTTCGGCACGTACCCGAAGGTTTCGAGGAGGGCACCGGCGGCAAGATCAACCGTGCTGAGGCGCGAGCCCTCGTCGACGACCTGAAGCGGTGTCTCGACGACCCGGCCTTCGACGGTCGCTCGATGGCGGTGATCTCATTGGTGGGGGATCGGCAGGCCAAGCACATCGAAGGCGTGCTTCTGGCCGAGGTGCCGGCCGAGGAGTGGGCTCGCAGGGATCTGCGCGTGGGCACCCCACCGGACTTCCAGGGGTCGGAGCGCGACGTCGTCTTCCTCTCGATGGTGTCCGCGCCCGATCCCGGGAGGCGTCTGGGAGCGCTGACGCGGGAGATGTACGTCCAGCGGTTCAACGTCGCGGTCAGCCGCGCCAAGGACCAGGTGCGGCTCTTCCACAGCGTGAGCCTGGCCGAGCTGACCAACACTCAGGACCTGCGCCACCAGCTGCTCGACTACGCCTACGGAGTGGTGAGGCGTTGTCGCGAGTTGGAGCCGGGAGAGTCGCCGGTGGTGCCGGAGGACCAGCGGGTCGCCGGCTTCGACTCACTGTTCGAGCAGCGGGTGCACAACCGGATCGTCGACCGCGGCTTCACGGTGCTCAACCAGGTCGAGTCCCAGGGCTATCTGATCGACCTCGTCGTGGTCGGGGCTCGGGGTCGGCTGGCGGTGGAGTGCGACGGCGACGAGTGGCACGGGCGGGACGCCTACGAGCGCGACCTTGCACGGCAGCGAGAGCTCGAGCGCTGCGGCTGGACCTTCTTCCGGGTGCGTGAGTCGGCGTTCTACGTCGACCAGGCAGCCGCGCTGGCGCCGTTGTGGGACATGCTCGAGGAGATGGACATCCGCCCCTCCGACTGGATCGACGAGGACGAGGAGGAGGACCTCCTGCCCGAACCGCACGCGGAGCCCGAGCCCGAGCAGGGCGCCGACCTCCCGCAGCATGGACATGCCGGTACACCGCTGGATGAGACTCTAGAGAGCGGTGTGCACACCGGGGAACGCCCTGTCGAAGAGGCCCAGCCCGCCCCCGTCGAAGACGACGTCCACGAGGAGGAGGGGGAGCCGGAGGGGCATGACGACCCGCTCTCTCCACTCTGGCGCCACTCCTCGGCCCACGTGTCCTTCGAGCGGCGGTCGGTCGGCCAGCTGCTCCACCAGGAGCAGAGTGACGCGGATCTGGACCTCACGGTCGAGGACCCCCGCGACGCGGGCGACGTGGGGGAGCTGCCTCCTTACCCGGAGTACGACGGCAGCACGGTGCCCGTGCACGAGGCTACCGACGCGCAGATCATTGACGGCCTGGTCGAGATCGTCGCCGTCGAGGGACCGGTCCGCGGCAACCGGCTGAGGACCGCCTACGTGCATGCATCAGGCGGCCGTCGGGTGGGAAAGGCCATCGGACAGCGGTTGAACGCGCTCATCTCCCGCGCACAGCGATCGGGCACGTTGATCGGCGACGACCCGCTGGGCCAAGGCGGGGTAAAGCTGCGCACATACCGGCTGTCTGACCAGGCTGAGACGACGCTGCGCGCGCTCGGACCGCGCACTCTGGACGAGATGCCGCCTACGGAGCTGAGCGCGGCAATGACCCGCGTGTTGGAGGAGCAGCCCGATGCCGGGCACGAGCAGCTGATGCGGCAGACGCTGCGGCTGCTCGGACGCACGTCCTTGACCCAGACTGCCCGCGAGGCGCTGGAGCCGACGCACGAGCTGTTGCTGACTCAGCAGGATCGTCAGCGGTGGGACCGCGAAGGTGAGGACCGTTGA
- a CDS encoding sigma factor-like helix-turn-helix DNA-binding protein: MPEVRQDHGVRLEARPLGDRFPVLRELIDQPVEIIAAVIGTELSTRVRTMLVKGRIQTCQDLAEVSEEELGDLRHVGKVAVDEALGLLRAFEEALPSLGYATGAAQTVRDDAAADTELQTALQRLRDQGNPVKPIEPHLHLLAQWSLFAGRGATLGDLVDAVSTTESLPADVRAGWEAVRAFDLEVIPMHHHHVLTTWLESLTPRGRDIVTHRIVWADRTLDDVGQLHGVTREGIRQLERRLRVSLEERVAHDDWRPVRWAAHRLAAAVGAWAPLADTADLDPWLETDRLLLLLAGLEADDEEECVHQRGFVLPLMDELVYRQPEGEVLDDDDARRRLAKLGVLNNHVGHALRAIGLKQIDDTWVRWSRSYVDQSVAILAVVGEPMTADELTERTGSGSVRSLRQRLYEDRRVQPSTARIWDCAAGVSPSTRVPPSSCSRSLLTEAGRCL, translated from the coding sequence ATGCCGGAGGTCAGGCAAGACCATGGAGTACGCCTGGAGGCGCGACCTCTCGGTGACCGCTTCCCTGTCCTGCGCGAGCTGATCGACCAACCGGTCGAGATCATTGCGGCGGTCATCGGCACGGAGCTCTCCACTCGGGTAAGGACCATGCTGGTCAAGGGCAGGATTCAGACGTGTCAGGACTTGGCTGAAGTCTCGGAGGAAGAGCTCGGCGATCTTCGTCACGTCGGGAAAGTCGCCGTCGACGAGGCCCTCGGTCTGCTGAGGGCGTTCGAGGAAGCGCTGCCCTCCCTTGGCTATGCCACAGGGGCGGCACAGACCGTACGGGACGATGCCGCAGCCGACACCGAACTGCAGACGGCGCTGCAGCGTCTCAGGGATCAAGGCAACCCGGTCAAGCCGATCGAGCCGCACCTCCACTTGCTCGCCCAGTGGTCCCTCTTTGCGGGCCGCGGCGCTACGCTCGGAGACCTGGTCGATGCCGTCTCGACAACTGAGTCTTTGCCGGCGGACGTGCGGGCGGGGTGGGAGGCAGTGCGGGCCTTTGACCTGGAGGTCATCCCCATGCATCACCACCACGTGCTGACCACCTGGCTTGAGTCGTTGACCCCGCGTGGGCGCGACATCGTGACGCACCGCATCGTGTGGGCGGACCGGACGCTCGATGACGTCGGCCAGCTGCACGGCGTCACGCGGGAGGGCATCCGGCAGCTTGAGCGGCGGCTGCGAGTCTCTCTCGAGGAGCGTGTGGCCCACGACGACTGGCGACCCGTGCGATGGGCTGCCCATCGACTCGCCGCGGCGGTCGGTGCGTGGGCTCCACTGGCGGACACCGCTGACCTCGACCCTTGGCTGGAAACTGACCGACTCCTCCTTCTTCTGGCTGGTCTGGAAGCTGACGATGAAGAGGAGTGCGTTCATCAGCGCGGTTTCGTCCTTCCGCTGATGGACGAACTTGTCTACCGTCAGCCAGAAGGCGAGGTGCTCGATGACGACGACGCTCGGCGTCGGCTGGCGAAGCTTGGTGTGCTCAACAATCACGTCGGCCATGCCCTGCGTGCCATCGGCCTGAAGCAGATTGACGATACCTGGGTGCGGTGGTCGCGCAGCTATGTCGACCAGTCGGTGGCCATCCTGGCCGTCGTGGGCGAACCAATGACGGCTGACGAGCTTACAGAGCGCACGGGATCGGGCAGCGTGCGTTCCTTGCGGCAGCGATTGTATGAAGACCGACGGGTTCAACCGTCAACCGCACGGATATGGGACTGCGCAGCTGGGGTCTCCCCGAGTACACGAGTGCCGCCGAGCTCATGCTCAAGGTCATTGCTGACCGAGGCGGGTCGGTGCCTGTGA
- the ung gene encoding uracil-DNA glycosylase — translation MEDESAQAQAAGAHIDPARLSPPALGRGWHEALQEQLSSTFWPLLLEFLATERSHHNVYPPRCQTFRAFELTPLAEVRVVILGQDPYPNEGQAHGLAFSVPMGITPPPSLVNIFRVLQDDLSAAGTPVAAPQTGDLSGWAEQGVLLLNTVLTVRAGDRTDRLSHRRWRAAGTRQGWTTFTDAVIRAVNARTDRVVFLLWGNDAKKKARLIDHPGRHTVITSSHPSPLSAWRGFLKSRPFTEANVALGRERQINWGLTESTSEVQRSDRGSTPR, via the coding sequence GTGGAGGACGAGTCCGCGCAAGCCCAGGCCGCAGGTGCCCATATCGACCCTGCCCGACTCTCGCCCCCCGCGCTGGGCCGCGGCTGGCACGAAGCGCTGCAGGAGCAGCTCAGCTCCACCTTCTGGCCCCTGCTGTTGGAGTTCCTGGCCACCGAGCGGTCGCATCACAACGTTTACCCGCCGCGATGCCAGACCTTTCGTGCCTTCGAGCTGACGCCCCTCGCCGAGGTGCGAGTTGTCATCCTCGGACAGGACCCCTATCCGAACGAAGGGCAGGCGCATGGACTCGCCTTCTCCGTCCCTATGGGCATCACACCTCCGCCCTCACTCGTGAACATCTTCCGGGTCCTTCAGGATGATCTGTCCGCCGCTGGCACGCCCGTGGCCGCACCTCAGACCGGCGACCTCTCCGGCTGGGCGGAGCAGGGCGTCCTGCTTCTTAACACCGTGCTCACGGTGCGGGCAGGGGATCGGACGGACCGGCTAAGCCATCGACGATGGAGGGCAGCGGGCACGCGGCAGGGCTGGACGACATTCACCGACGCCGTCATAAGAGCCGTCAACGCAAGGACCGACCGAGTCGTTTTCCTCTTGTGGGGCAACGATGCGAAGAAGAAGGCCAGGCTGATCGATCACCCGGGACGTCATACAGTGATCACCTCGTCGCACCCCTCGCCGCTTTCGGCCTGGCGCGGCTTTCTGAAGAGTCGACCCTTTACGGAAGCCAACGTCGCCTTGGGTCGGGAGCGCCAAATCAACTGGGGACTCACCGAGTCCACGAGTGAGGTCCAGCGATCAGATCGCGGTTCGACGCCACGCTGA